A window of Macrotis lagotis isolate mMagLag1 chromosome X, bilby.v1.9.chrom.fasta, whole genome shotgun sequence contains these coding sequences:
- the F2RL2 gene encoding proteinase-activated receptor 3, with the protein MKTLLWAATQLLYLSSTLGQSGADDDPDNAEESIIHIKTFRGAPPSSYEEFPLSAIEGWTGTTPTKEKCAMDRSSIVALRVNNNTMGYLTSSLSTKLIPAIYIVVFSVGVSANVATLWMLYFQVKSISMNIFYINLAVADLLFCVTLPFKIAYHLHGNNWLFGEAMCRMTTAIFYGNMYCTTLLLACISISRYLAIVHPFTYRGLPKRTYAMFACGLVWTTLFLYMVPLFITKQVYYLDQLGIYTCHDVHNTCEMVSPFHLYYFISLAFVGFIIPLVVIIFCYTSIIRALKAYDQKWFWYIKVSLLILVIFAICFTPSNILLITHHVNYYNKNTDDLYFSYLIALCLGSLNSCLDPFLYFLMSKITDRSSAYLTIVKTS; encoded by the exons ATGAAAACTCTCCTTTGGGCAGCAACTCAACTGCTTTACTTATCATCAACTCTGGGTCAGAGTG GTGCAGATGATGACCCTGACAATGCTGAAGAGTCAATCATACATATCAAGACCTTTCGAGGTGCCCCCCCAAGTTCCTATGAAGAATTCCCTCTTTCTGCTATAGAAGGGTGGACTGGAACTACTCCAACTAAAGAGAAGTGTGCTATGGATAGATCAAGTATTGTTGCTCTTCGTGTAAACAATAACACCATGGGTTATCTGACAAGCTCCCTAAGCACCAAACTCATACCTGCCATATACATAGTAGTATTCTCAGTAGGTGTGTCAGCCAACGTAGCAACCCTGTGGATGCTTTACTTTCAGGTCAAATCCATCTCTATGAACATCTTCTATATTAATTTGGCTGTGGCAGATCTCCTTTTCTGTGTCACACTTCCCTTTAAGATAGCCTATCATCTCCATGGAAATAACTGGCTTTTTGGAGAAGCAATGTGCCGAATGACCACTGCGATTTTCTATGGCAACATGTACTGCACCACCCTGCTCCTTGCCTGCATCAGCATTAGCCGTTACCTGGCCATTGTTCACCCCTTCACCTACCGTGGTCTCCCTAAGCGCACTTACGCAATGTTCGCTTGTGGTCTGGTGTGGACCACTCTTTTCTTATATATGGTGCCACTCTTCATAACAAAGCAAGTATATTACCTGGACCAACTCGGGATCTATACCTGTCATGATGTGCATAACACTTGTGAGATGGTTTCACCCTTCCATCTCTACTATTTTATCTCTCTGGCCTTTGTTGGATTTATAATTCCACTTGTAGTCATTATCTTCTGTTACACATCCATCATCCGGGCACTTAAGGCCTATGATCAGAAATGGTTCTGGTATATTAAAGTGAGTCTCCTCATCCTAGTGATTTTTGCTATTTGTTTCACACCAAGCAACATATTACTTATTACTCATCATGTGAACTATTACAACAAGAACACAGATGACTTATATTTTTCCTACCTCATTGCACTGTGCCTTGGCAGTCTAAATAGTTGTCTAGAtccattcctttattttctaatGTCCAAAATCACAGATAGGTCCAGTGCCTACCTGACAATCGTCAAGACATCTTAG